From Virgibacillus natechei, the proteins below share one genomic window:
- a CDS encoding DUF443 family protein, whose product MTGEVKHLANNERYRILKIDGETYIMDIEGSFWKIIFPFLFWLLPNHVFKVNNQALVEQLQTEKMERTGVSGRASIIGTAYAGGVFLSPLMNYFGVPMPPLVNIALLILALILVGLLYFTFSRNRKKKMYDVVELEGLPGDKLRILPSSIKQVLNVLFSYIFLLGISVFFFLGYVESENIMVLIIASGGILGFLIINRKAVKEGTATVKFKG is encoded by the coding sequence ATGACTGGCGAAGTAAAGCATTTAGCGAACAATGAACGATATCGTATTTTAAAAATTGATGGAGAAACTTACATCATGGACATAGAGGGCTCCTTTTGGAAGATTATTTTTCCCTTTTTATTTTGGTTGCTCCCGAATCACGTGTTTAAAGTTAACAATCAGGCTCTTGTGGAACAGCTGCAGACCGAAAAAATGGAAAGGACAGGAGTGTCCGGCAGAGCTTCCATCATAGGAACCGCCTATGCGGGCGGTGTGTTCTTATCACCATTAATGAATTATTTCGGCGTTCCCATGCCTCCACTGGTCAATATAGCATTGCTGATTCTTGCTTTAATACTGGTAGGTTTATTGTATTTTACCTTTAGTCGTAACCGTAAAAAGAAAATGTATGATGTTGTTGAACTTGAAGGTTTGCCCGGAGATAAATTACGGATTCTACCTAGTTCTATAAAACAGGTTTTAAATGTATTGTTTAGTTATATATTTCTTTTGGGGATTTCTGTATTTTTTTTTCTAGGATACGTTGAATCTGAAAATATTATGGTCTTAATTATTGCATCTGGAGGGATATTAGGATTCTTAATAATCAATCGTAAAGCGGTCAAAGAAGGGACTGCTACCGTGAAGTTTAAAGGATAG
- a CDS encoding T7SS effector LXG polymorphic toxin, whose protein sequence is MENKVDISEVTDFSNDLQEASADFRSQLDKVQESIEAINGMSSFSGKAAKEAKNYFGEMHITILESFKGLFDDLEANLEQHMEAFRSEVDVSESAVIKSTYLQDVQEDINEVFEDLEKQDEIIHDTIQEVSDISSATPPSFSDVNEYKNKTIKKLKEVDEDLASFNNKGDETDVKAIMNQIETAMTNAKSSEGKARFADFEGASQGSVLAELRGYNEGKKEERKEEIEKAREAKDAESKNLNDEAADILNMAFNDLEEGEIDRQKYMNVLNGLKNFDKDVSEGKEDIEVSPELIDYINENENTDDVIDTSGKMTKHGITAATFLKAYGLYKEGFEIKKYETKGKQMIRYRVHNPETAGMSKSTKRDTKIYDKKYVNQQVKRGKSGDKIPIADKVNAKAGAVSGLKTKAGWLGVAIDTGLNVKDNIEDGESAQRIVGDAGVDVGIGAVSLAGAGAAAAFAVGTIGAPVLAGAAVGIGASYVISGLAGIEIGGKSVTDHVKDGVQGVANGVKSGVETVAGWFK, encoded by the coding sequence ATGGAGAATAAAGTGGATATATCCGAGGTAACCGATTTTTCGAATGACTTGCAAGAAGCTTCCGCAGATTTTCGATCCCAGTTAGACAAAGTGCAAGAAAGTATTGAAGCGATTAATGGTATGAGCTCCTTTTCCGGAAAGGCGGCAAAGGAAGCGAAAAACTATTTTGGTGAAATGCACATAACCATATTGGAATCGTTTAAAGGATTGTTTGATGATCTTGAAGCAAATTTGGAGCAGCATATGGAGGCATTCAGGTCCGAAGTAGATGTTAGTGAGTCTGCCGTCATTAAGAGTACTTATTTGCAAGATGTTCAAGAAGACATTAATGAAGTGTTTGAGGATTTGGAGAAACAGGACGAGATTATCCATGATACAATTCAAGAGGTGTCCGATATTTCCTCTGCTACTCCTCCTTCATTTTCGGATGTAAATGAGTACAAAAACAAGACGATTAAGAAACTGAAGGAAGTGGATGAAGACTTAGCTTCGTTCAACAATAAAGGTGATGAAACAGATGTGAAAGCGATCATGAACCAGATTGAGACAGCTATGACTAATGCGAAATCGAGTGAAGGGAAAGCGCGGTTTGCGGATTTTGAAGGGGCTTCTCAAGGTAGTGTGTTGGCGGAGTTGCGGGGTTATAATGAGGGTAAGAAAGAAGAACGAAAAGAAGAGATTGAAAAAGCGAGGGAAGCAAAGGATGCAGAATCAAAAAATTTAAATGATGAAGCGGCAGACATATTAAATATGGCGTTTAATGATTTAGAAGAGGGAGAAATAGACAGGCAAAAATACATGAATGTTCTGAACGGACTTAAGAACTTTGACAAAGATGTTAGCGAAGGTAAGGAAGACATCGAAGTTTCACCGGAACTCATTGATTATATAAATGAAAATGAAAACACGGATGATGTTATAGATACTTCTGGAAAAATGACAAAACATGGAATAACGGCTGCTACTTTTTTAAAAGCATATGGCTTATACAAAGAAGGATTTGAAATTAAGAAATATGAGACAAAAGGGAAACAAATGATCCGGTATAGAGTGCATAATCCTGAGACTGCGGGTATGAGTAAATCGACTAAACGAGATACTAAAATATATGATAAAAAGTATGTGAACCAACAGGTGAAGAGAGGAAAGTCTGGAGATAAAATACCTATTGCAGATAAAGTGAACGCTAAGGCAGGAGCTGTAAGTGGACTAAAAACGAAAGCTGGTTGGTTAGGTGTTGCAATTGATACAGGATTGAATGTAAAAGACAATATAGAAGATGGTGAGTCTGCCCAGAGAATAGTTGGTGATGCAGGTGTTGATGTCGGCATTGGTGCGGTGTCATTAGCCGGAGCCGGAGCCGCTGCAGCATTTGCGGTAGGTACTATTGGGGCACCAGTATTAGCAGGTGCAGCCGTGGGAATTGGAGCATCTTATGTGATTTCCGGTTTGGCGGGAATAGAGATTGGTGGAAAAAGTGTCACTGATCATGTTAAAGATGGTGTTCAAGGTGTCGCTAATGGTGTCAAAAGTGGTGTGGAAACAGTTGCAGGTTGGTTTAAATAA
- a CDS encoding DUF4176 domain-containing protein: protein MLPIGSIVYLREGTSKIMILNRAPILPSEETEVEGIWYDYSGCFYPQGLNPNNVFYFNEGNIDEVVFEGFKDEEEERFQKLFQDWQEENKSNIKKGTVTGPLE from the coding sequence ATGTTACCAATTGGATCAATTGTATATTTGAGAGAAGGAACTAGTAAAATTATGATCTTGAACCGGGCTCCGATTCTTCCGTCAGAAGAAACGGAAGTTGAGGGGATCTGGTATGACTATTCAGGATGCTTTTATCCGCAAGGTTTGAATCCCAATAATGTTTTCTATTTTAATGAAGGGAATATCGATGAAGTGGTCTTTGAAGGTTTTAAGGATGAAGAAGAGGAGCGTTTCCAAAAACTTTTCCAGGACTGGCAGGAAGAAAATAAATCAAATATCAAAAAGGGAACCGTTACGGGACCGTTGGAATAA
- a CDS encoding YwqI/YxiC family protein has translation MAEEVGIKISEFNSNISNLRSAVSSINSSIKLTREFEKTDLKPFMDDLETTIEAIKLLERYKQMIDSDIQALENVGKEMVENDEQLAKVSGPQPMRA, from the coding sequence ATGGCTGAAGAAGTTGGTATTAAAATCAGTGAATTCAACTCGAATATTTCCAATCTAAGATCGGCAGTTTCCAGTATTAATAGCAGCATCAAGTTAACCCGGGAATTTGAAAAAACGGATCTTAAGCCATTTATGGATGATCTGGAAACAACGATTGAAGCCATCAAGTTGTTAGAAAGATATAAGCAGATGATAGATTCCGACATTCAAGCGCTGGAGAATGTCGGCAAAGAAATGGTAGAAAATGATGAGCAACTGGCTAAAGTAAGTGGCCCGCAACCAATGCGTGCTTAA
- a CDS encoding DUF5082 domain-containing protein: MSSDSLSRLQQRKTAVNQDIGNARERISAAEDKVKRLQKISSSMQTSIYSLRNIKGNIDDFEVTKAKWEGDQENQFIAKYNSYGVLVGIYDSDTSKAKNQIDEDLEVARQEKAQADMGLESLQSTLNGIESDIKVAKEDS; this comes from the coding sequence ATGAGCAGTGATTCACTTAGTAGATTGCAGCAGCGGAAGACAGCAGTTAACCAAGATATTGGTAATGCAAGGGAAAGGATTTCCGCTGCGGAAGACAAAGTTAAACGTCTGCAAAAAATATCAAGCTCAATGCAGACCAGTATTTATAGTTTAAGGAACATTAAAGGGAACATTGATGACTTTGAAGTGACAAAGGCAAAGTGGGAGGGCGATCAGGAGAATCAGTTTATAGCAAAGTATAACTCCTATGGGGTTCTTGTAGGAATCTATGACTCTGATACAAGTAAAGCAAAAAATCAAATTGATGAAGATCTTGAGGTGGCAAGACAGGAAAAGGCTCAAGCAGATATGGGGCTGGAAAGTCTGCAAAGTACTCTGAATGGTATAGAATCTGATATCAAAGTGGCGAAGGAGGATTCATAA
- a CDS encoding YwqI/YxiC family protein has translation MAEEVGIKISEFNSNISNLRSAVSSINSSIKLTREFEKTDLKPFMDDLETTIEAIKLLERYKQMIDSDIQALENVGKEMVENDEQLAKVSGPQPMRA, from the coding sequence ATGGCTGAAGAAGTTGGTATTAAAATCAGTGAATTCAACTCGAATATTTCCAATCTAAGATCGGCAGTTTCCAGTATTAATAGCAGCATCAAGTTAACCCGGGAATTTGAAAAAACGGATCTTAAGCCATTTATGGATGATCTGGAAACAACGATTGAAGCCATCAAGTTGTTAGAAAGATATAAGCAGATGATAGATTCCGACATTCAAGCGCTGGAGAATGTCGGCAAAGAAATGGTAGAAAATGATGAGCAATTGGCTAAAGTAAGCGGACCGCAACCAATGCGCGCTTAA
- a CDS encoding DUF4176 domain-containing protein — protein sequence METLLPNGTIVLLKGGNKRLMIYGRKQLVTGEEEDIQTQGEEISEQTMYDYIGVPYPEGYISQEYTYAFSHSDIIDIIFRGYEDQEEEEFQKILRQV from the coding sequence ATGGAGACACTATTACCAAACGGAACTATAGTCTTATTAAAAGGTGGAAATAAACGCTTAATGATTTATGGAAGAAAACAATTAGTTACAGGTGAGGAAGAGGATATTCAGACTCAGGGAGAGGAAATATCAGAACAAACGATGTATGATTATATTGGTGTTCCATACCCGGAAGGTTATATTAGTCAAGAGTACACTTATGCATTTAGTCATTCGGACATCATCGATATTATATTTCGGGGTTATGAAGATCAGGAAGAAGAGGAGTTCCAAAAAATCTTAAGACAAGTTTAA
- a CDS encoding DUF4176 domain-containing protein — translation MDILPIGSVIRLKDGDVKLMILNRAPLYNKDGIIGYFDYSACMYPAGQVEEQVHFFNNENIEEVYFEGYRDEQEELFQEQYEEKMKDVSYPKFTVDD, via the coding sequence ATGGATATTCTACCAATTGGAAGTGTTATACGTCTAAAAGATGGAGATGTAAAATTAATGATCTTAAATAGAGCTCCTTTATATAATAAGGATGGAATAATAGGCTATTTTGACTATTCAGCCTGTATGTATCCAGCTGGACAAGTGGAAGAGCAGGTGCATTTCTTCAATAACGAAAATATCGAGGAAGTATATTTTGAAGGTTATAGAGATGAACAGGAAGAGTTATTTCAAGAGCAATATGAAGAGAAGATGAAAGATGTTAGCTATCCTAAATTTACGGTCGATGACTAG
- a CDS encoding DUF6612 family protein, producing MKKWFLVLVASVIAIVLAACNDSADPTDNSSKDNEIDLTAEEVYSRALETSEDMGSVEAAINMKQEISDAEDGTIIENTDSDINMQIILDPFAMHMKETSNMELEGIGGDIPAMDTEIYFVDDGMYIYNDYSGNDGDWMKKVGISEDMMEEMSGKHPDPNEQLKEIQKYANDLSIEQLNDEVILKLDADDEKFNDFVEKMVKDNLTEDVLAQLGEEVQTALQSMDVNSMSLEITLDKETFELKTYNMDMEMTMESGGEKNNIVQGMESEYSNVNNVDPIEVPEDIQDEAIAQ from the coding sequence TTGAAGAAATGGTTTTTAGTACTTGTAGCTAGTGTAATAGCAATTGTGCTTGCGGCATGTAATGATTCAGCAGATCCAACAGATAATTCGAGCAAGGATAATGAGATTGATTTGACAGCTGAGGAAGTCTACTCCAGGGCGTTAGAGACTTCTGAAGATATGGGGAGTGTCGAAGCAGCGATTAATATGAAACAGGAAATTTCTGACGCAGAAGATGGTACGATTATAGAAAATACAGACAGTGATATAAATATGCAAATCATACTGGATCCATTTGCAATGCATATGAAAGAAACAAGCAATATGGAATTGGAAGGAATAGGTGGGGATATTCCTGCAATGGATACAGAAATATACTTTGTTGATGACGGTATGTACATATATAATGATTATAGTGGAAATGATGGCGATTGGATGAAAAAAGTGGGTATTTCAGAGGATATGATGGAGGAAATGTCTGGTAAGCATCCAGACCCAAATGAACAGTTAAAAGAGATTCAAAAATATGCGAATGACCTTTCCATTGAACAATTAAATGATGAAGTTATATTAAAACTGGATGCTGACGATGAGAAGTTTAATGATTTTGTTGAAAAAATGGTTAAAGACAACCTGACCGAAGATGTCCTTGCCCAACTCGGTGAGGAAGTACAGACAGCTTTGCAAAGTATGGATGTTAATAGTATGTCATTAGAAATTACCCTTGATAAAGAAACATTTGAGTTGAAAACCTACAATATGGATATGGAAATGACAATGGAATCCGGCGGGGAGAAAAATAATATCGTGCAAGGCATGGAGTCCGAGTATTCCAATGTTAATAACGTTGACCCAATCGAGGTACCAGAAGATATTCAAGATGAAGCTATTGCTCAATAA
- a CDS encoding twin-arginine translocase TatA/TatE family subunit, protein MILIIVVAPIVFGPKKLPEIGKAAGQTLKEFKTSALDVMSDGSQDNEEKNKGKPGRIDF, encoded by the coding sequence ATGATTCTAATCATAGTCGTTGCCCCAATTGTATTCGGGCCGAAGAAGCTGCCGGAAATTGGTAAGGCAGCCGGACAGACTTTGAAGGAATTTAAAACTTCGGCACTCGATGTAATGTCGGATGGTTCGCAGGATAATGAAGAAAAAAACAAGGGTAAACCCGGGAGAATTGATTTTTAA
- a CDS encoding LXG domain-containing protein, translating into MANKVDISEVTDFSNDLQEASADFRSQLDKVQESIEAINGMSSFSGKAAKEAKNYFGELHITILESFKGLFDDMEANLQQHMEAFRSEVDVSESAVIKSTYLQDVQEDINEVFEDLEKQDEIIHDTIKEVSDISSATPPSFSDVNDYKNKTIKKLKEVDEDLASFNNKGDETDVKAIMNQIETAMNNAKASEGKARFADFEGASQGSVLAELKDYNKGKNQEREEKIENLDSESKGVLEQARWDYENGELDKSTLEAIITGLITGGSGFLENLMKNKQADELSSEDAEKVAEWGADNRVLFLDPKTMLKEQEELGFEGEKGGYETEEVWSINLQINQQKHAQLTAQSEGDNKAEQEAKDKEKQLREKYADLSAHLIKEDEPPHVLPNEQLQLENGDNFNYRVDSEGHLHYEGEPGYEYYEEAHKQSAGQQVQGVLAKTVFTSLVGWGTGSLVANASLKSQAGMSILGGTTGAGSELLGPNKYNVLYVPSTDEVKTMIYRTNKNGETENLVIDSQGKEILKNSGWNDY; encoded by the coding sequence ATGGCAAATAAGGTGGATATATCTGAAGTAACCGATTTTTCGAATGACTTGCAGGAAGCTTCCGCTGACTTTCGATCCCAGTTAGATAAAGTCCAAGAAAGTATTGAAGCGATTAATGGCATGAGCTCTTTTTCCGGAAAGGCGGCAAAGGAAGCGAAAAACTATTTTGGCGAATTGCATATAACCATATTGGAATCGTTCAAAGGATTGTTTGATGATATGGAAGCAAATTTGCAGCAGCATATGGAGGCATTCAGGTCCGAAGTAGATGTTAGTGAGTCTGCCGTCATTAAGAGTACTTATTTGCAAGATGTTCAAGAAGACATTAATGAAGTATTTGAGGATTTGGAGAAACAGGACGAAATTATCCATGATACAATTAAAGAAGTGTCCGATATTTCATCCGCTACTCCTCCATCCTTTTCGGATGTAAATGATTACAAAAACAAGACGATTAAGAAACTGAAGGAAGTGGATGAAGACTTAGCTTCCTTCAACAATAAAGGCGATGAAACAGATGTGAAAGCGATCATGAACCAGATTGAGACAGCTATGAATAATGCGAAAGCGAGTGAAGGGAAAGCGCGGTTTGCGGATTTTGAAGGGGCTTCTCAGGGTAGTGTGTTGGCGGAGTTGAAGGATTATAATAAAGGTAAAAATCAGGAGAGGGAAGAGAAAATAGAAAATCTGGATTCAGAGTCTAAGGGAGTTTTAGAACAGGCTAGATGGGATTATGAAAATGGCGAACTTGATAAGTCGACACTTGAAGCTATAATCACTGGACTTATAACTGGAGGAAGTGGCTTTCTAGAAAATTTAATGAAAAATAAGCAAGCAGACGAATTATCAAGTGAAGATGCTGAAAAGGTTGCTGAATGGGGTGCGGATAACCGTGTACTATTTTTGGATCCTAAAACCATGCTTAAAGAACAAGAAGAACTAGGATTTGAAGGTGAAAAAGGTGGATATGAAACAGAAGAGGTGTGGAGCATAAACTTGCAAATTAACCAACAAAAACACGCTCAACTTACTGCCCAGAGTGAGGGTGATAATAAAGCCGAGCAAGAAGCTAAAGATAAGGAAAAGCAATTAAGAGAAAAGTATGCAGATTTATCAGCACATTTAATTAAAGAAGATGAACCTCCACATGTTTTACCAAATGAACAATTGCAGTTGGAAAACGGAGACAATTTTAATTATAGGGTAGATAGTGAAGGACATTTACATTATGAAGGTGAACCGGGGTATGAATATTATGAGGAAGCTCATAAGCAATCAGCTGGTCAGCAGGTTCAAGGAGTATTAGCTAAAACGGTTTTTACATCATTAGTAGGTTGGGGTACTGGAAGTTTAGTTGCCAATGCATCATTAAAGAGTCAAGCCGGTATGTCCATTCTTGGTGGGACTACTGGGGCTGGTTCAGAATTGTTAGGTCCGAATAAATATAATGTCTTGTATGTTCCTAGTACAGATGAAGTAAAAACTATGATTTACAGAACAAATAAAAACGGAGAAACGGAGAATTTAGTAATTGATTCGCAAGGAAAAGAAATATTAAAAAACAGTGGTTGGAATGATTACTAA
- a CDS encoding DUF443 family protein, whose protein sequence is MKCTVRRTSKNLRYRILTIRGEKYILDMGGASLWKMLFPFFYWLLPNRVYKVEKPEIVEQLTASTVKEKMGSSQFLWTIVASIMASILSPLANYFEVDIPIYINVIIVAIIVALMLLLIFSVSRMLKKKMYQIIDLSQLFKGQLWITPVPFKFVFLVIFMYVGCLGLGVMGAAAYIQYGNWLILLFSMILIFVGIVMPSLITIIEGNTRVKFLGGKRAKVFPHN, encoded by the coding sequence ATGAAATGCACCGTGCGACGCACATCTAAAAATTTAAGGTATCGAATACTTACGATAAGAGGAGAGAAATATATCCTGGATATGGGAGGAGCCTCCCTATGGAAAATGTTGTTTCCTTTTTTCTACTGGCTGCTTCCTAATCGCGTGTATAAAGTGGAGAAACCAGAAATTGTCGAACAATTAACAGCTTCCACTGTAAAGGAAAAAATGGGTTCTTCCCAATTTTTATGGACGATTGTAGCGTCGATTATGGCTAGTATTTTAAGTCCTTTAGCCAATTATTTTGAGGTTGATATTCCGATTTATATAAATGTGATTATTGTGGCAATTATTGTTGCTCTCATGTTATTACTGATCTTTTCCGTGAGTCGAATGCTTAAAAAGAAAATGTATCAAATAATAGACCTTAGTCAATTATTTAAGGGTCAGTTATGGATTACGCCTGTTCCATTTAAATTTGTCTTTTTAGTTATATTTATGTATGTTGGCTGTCTTGGATTGGGTGTAATGGGAGCTGCAGCGTATATTCAATATGGTAATTGGCTTATATTGCTGTTCTCAATGATTCTTATATTTGTTGGAATCGTTATGCCCAGTCTTATAACAATAATTGAAGGCAATACAAGGGTCAAGTTCCTGGGCGGCAAAAGGGCAAAAGTTTTTCCGCATAATTAA
- a CDS encoding T7SS effector LXG polymorphic toxin, translated as MNDLQEASADFRSQLDKVQESIEAINGMSSFSGKAAKEAKNYFGEMHITILGSFKGLFDDLEANLQQHMEAFRSEVDVSESAVIKSTYLQDVQEDINGVFEDLEKQDEIIHDTIKEVSDISSATPPSFSDVNDYKNKTIKKLKEVDEDLASFNNKGDETDVKAIMNQIDTAMTNAKSSEGKARFADFEGASQGSVLGKLQDYNQDKKEEVMEKAKDARDSVLQDQNKPSSRDVVNKAYQEFKDGDITYDQYTAILNSVKNTSGNISEEKIKENTTESFIEYLEDHGMLEDYLEEHETVAKYVVDNMPSMLTKYVQGNVPIFLEKLGYDKLKLAERLMESDKIAREVANKSDPKFTREIMETLKKSSHFYKYAEYLKGSGWILGGAGYIYGAYDDVKNNGKTVGQAVAHGGTSLAIAVGAGLAISPAGWALAAGIGLTVAFEFLYDRNVFGLQDGLDKVGDKLSEWGSNVADAVGEAVKNPVIAAINPFA; from the coding sequence TTGAATGACTTGCAAGAAGCTTCCGCAGATTTTCGATCCCAGTTAGACAAAGTCCAAGAAAGTATTGAAGCGATTAATGGCATGAGCTCCTTTTCGGGAAAAGCCGCCAAAGAAGCGAAAAACTATTTTGGTGAAATGCACATAACCATATTAGGATCGTTCAAAGGTTTGTTTGATGATCTTGAAGCAAATTTGCAGCAGCATATGGAGGCATTCAGGTCCGAAGTAGATGTTAGTGAGTCTGCCGTTATAAAGAGTACTTATTTGCAAGATGTCCAAGAAGATATTAATGGGGTATTTGAGGATTTAGAGAAACAGGACGAGATCATCCATGATACAATCAAAGAAGTGTCCGATATTTCATCCGCTACTCCTCCATCCTTTTCGGATGTAAATGATTACAAAAACAAGACGATTAAGAAACTGAAGGAAGTGGATGAAGACTTAGCTTCATTCAACAATAAAGGTGATGAAACAGATGTGAAAGCGATCATGAACCAGATTGATACAGCTATGACTAATGCGAAATCGAGTGAAGGGAAAGCGCGGTTTGCGGATTTTGAAGGGGCTTCTCAGGGTAGTGTGTTAGGTAAGTTGCAGGATTATAATCAAGATAAGAAAGAAGAAGTGATGGAAAAGGCCAAGGATGCCAGGGATAGTGTGCTCCAAGACCAGAATAAACCTTCGTCAAGGGATGTTGTAAATAAAGCCTATCAAGAGTTTAAAGATGGGGATATAACTTATGATCAATACACTGCTATATTGAATTCGGTCAAAAATACAAGTGGAAATATAAGTGAAGAAAAGATAAAAGAGAATACAACAGAGAGTTTTATAGAATACTTGGAAGATCATGGTATGCTGGAAGATTATTTAGAGGAACATGAAACAGTTGCGAAATATGTAGTAGATAATATGCCTTCGATGCTTACGAAATATGTTCAGGGTAATGTCCCTATTTTCCTTGAAAAGTTAGGCTATGATAAGCTAAAGTTAGCTGAAAGGTTGATGGAATCTGATAAAATAGCAAGAGAAGTAGCAAATAAAAGTGATCCTAAGTTTACTAGAGAAATCATGGAGACATTAAAAAAGTCTAGTCATTTTTATAAATATGCTGAATATTTAAAAGGATCAGGTTGGATACTTGGAGGTGCGGGCTACATTTATGGCGCCTATGATGATGTTAAAAATAACGGTAAGACGGTAGGGCAAGCGGTTGCTCATGGTGGGACATCACTCGCAATTGCAGTAGGAGCAGGATTGGCCATCTCCCCAGCCGGATGGGCCTTGGCAGCTGGTATAGGACTCACAGTAGCATTTGAATTCTTGTATGATCGCAATGTTTTTGGTCTCCAAGATGGTTTGGACAAAGTAGGCGATAAATTAAGTGAATGGGGAAGTAATGTGGCAGATGCAGTAGGCGAAGCTGTCAAAAATCCTGTGATTGCAGCTATCAATCCTTTTGCTTGA
- a CDS encoding STM3941 family protein, whose amino-acid sequence MERKQALYFYQPRIKNILILIMCSVFMALGVVVGVFAFNERDFFMSGLGAFLAVFFGFLIFMLLKSIFGSKPYLILTEETLTIGASSKNAVPLRWEDIEGYDIRSVGFNKIIEIMLYDEEKYRDQMSKAAAWFNKMNDVMNYRSFGIGWGQVKRKDRSRLARELDRRIFESHEPLHENYDSVNEADKTEQVLYRQHGIRRQMMFDKKRQKDRRQVNGKYLLQSYGISLLLTGAAFLMFYWSDDDGNTSLLIGSFILYPFAKVIWDVLLGFRLRYKMEEDESSVSIFFYRFMFFIHILLYLFSLVIAPFGIIYYIFIAVRHQARKRRSRLDTKASSKKSFSMRFVIFPLNVFVMQALAFILLALEIENFLVLAALMLYGVTFSVYVALSPDNRSYFLSLVAYLWRIGICFLIQFFLFSWNVKDEYTGIVALFLLSLPLFLLPSYLFYLWGKGSLRRLVYRLYEMRWGS is encoded by the coding sequence ATGGAAAGGAAACAAGCATTATACTTTTATCAACCAAGGATTAAAAACATTTTGATATTAATAATGTGCTCGGTCTTTATGGCATTGGGAGTTGTGGTAGGTGTCTTTGCTTTTAACGAACGGGACTTTTTTATGAGTGGGTTAGGAGCGTTCCTAGCAGTATTTTTTGGATTTTTGATATTTATGTTACTTAAAAGTATATTTGGATCGAAACCTTACCTCATTTTAACGGAAGAAACATTAACGATCGGCGCCTCATCCAAGAACGCCGTTCCCCTAAGATGGGAAGATATCGAAGGGTATGATATACGAAGTGTTGGCTTTAATAAAATCATAGAAATTATGTTGTATGATGAAGAAAAATATCGTGACCAGATGTCCAAAGCCGCCGCATGGTTTAATAAAATGAATGATGTGATGAACTATAGATCGTTCGGGATTGGATGGGGGCAGGTTAAGCGCAAGGACCGGAGCAGATTGGCGCGTGAATTGGACAGACGTATTTTTGAATCCCATGAGCCTCTCCATGAAAATTATGATTCTGTGAATGAAGCTGATAAAACGGAACAAGTTCTCTACAGACAACATGGAATCCGGCGGCAAATGATGTTCGATAAAAAAAGACAAAAGGATCGCAGACAAGTGAACGGTAAATACCTGTTACAATCGTATGGCATCAGTTTGCTTCTGACGGGCGCTGCGTTTCTCATGTTTTATTGGTCAGATGATGATGGAAATACATCTCTGCTTATCGGTTCGTTTATCTTGTATCCTTTCGCAAAAGTAATATGGGATGTTCTCTTGGGATTCCGACTCAGGTATAAAATGGAAGAGGATGAGTCGTCTGTTTCTATATTTTTTTACAGATTCATGTTTTTCATTCACATATTACTATACCTTTTTAGTCTTGTTATTGCGCCATTTGGCATTATTTATTATATTTTTATAGCCGTCCGTCATCAAGCCAGGAAAAGGAGAAGTAGATTAGATACGAAAGCCTCAAGTAAAAAGTCATTTTCGATGCGTTTTGTCATTTTTCCACTGAATGTTTTCGTCATGCAGGCGCTTGCCTTTATTCTGCTCGCCCTGGAAATCGAGAACTTTCTAGTATTAGCAGCCCTTATGTTATACGGTGTCACCTTTTCTGTTTATGTCGCTTTATCCCCTGACAATAGAAGTTACTTTTTAAGTCTGGTTGCGTATTTATGGCGAATCGGCATTTGCTTTTTGATTCAATTTTTTCTATTCTCATGGAACGTGAAAGACGAGTATACCGGAATCGTTGCTTTATTTCTACTTTCGCTTCCACTATTTTTGCTGCCAAGTTACCTCTTTTATTTATGGGGGAAGGGAAGTTTGCGTCGGTTGGTGTATCGTCTGTACGAAATGCGATGGGGGAGTTAG